One region of Acropora muricata isolate sample 2 chromosome 13, ASM3666990v1, whole genome shotgun sequence genomic DNA includes:
- the LOC136896957 gene encoding pre-mRNA-splicing factor ISY1 homolog, whose translation MARNAEKAMTMLARWHDLQRKEAGKGIKERRPFLATECDNLQEAEKWRHQIIREVAKKVAQIQNAGLGEFRIRDLNDEINKLLREKRHWEDRIKELGGPDYGKIGPKMLDHEGKEVPGNRGYKYFGAAKDLPGVRELFEQEPPAPPRKTRGELYKDVDADYYGYRDEDDGVLVPLEQDAEREAIARAMDEWERRKEEGEFKTDQEQEEDNIYAVSKDNEESDDEMETDQTADESQSFVAHVPVPSQKEVEEMLVQRKKMELLEKYASETLMQQSQEAKALLGL comes from the exons ATG GCCAGAAACGCTGAGAAAGCGat gaccATGCTCGCACGCTGGCATGATCTTCAAAGAAAGGAAGCTGGCAAAGGAATCAAG GAAAGACGTCCCTTCCTTGCGACAGAATGTGACAATTTGCAGGAAGCTGAGAAATGGAGACATCAG ATCATCCGAGAAGTAGCCAAAAAAGTTGCACAGATTCAAAATG CTGGTCTTGGTGAGTTTAGAATCCGGGATCTCAATGATGAAATAAACAAGCTTCTACGAGAAAAGCGACATTGGGAGGATCGTATCAAAGAACTGGGAGGACCAGACTATGGG aaaattggTCCAAAGATGCTGGATCATGAAGGCAAAGAGGTTCCTGGAAACAGAGGATACAA ATATTTTGGTGCTGCTAAAGATCTTCCAGGTGTGAGGGAATTGTTTGAGCAAGAAC CACCAGCTCCACCAAGGAAAACCCGCGGAGAGTTGTACAAAGATGTTGATGCTGACTATTATGGCTACCGGGATGAAGACGATGGCGTCTTGGTACCACTGGAACAAGATGCTGAAAGGGAAG CAATCGCCAGAGCAATGGATGAATGGGAAAGACGGAAAGAAGAAGGAGAATTCAAAACTGACCAAGAACAAGAGGAGGATAATATTTACGCGGTCAGCAAAGATAACGAG GAAAGTGACGATGAAATGGAAACAGATCAAACTGCCGATGAAAGTCAATCATTTGTCGCCCATGTTCCCGTTCCCTCACAAAAAGAG GTGGAAGAAATGCTGGTTCAACGAAAGAAAATG GAATTACTTGAAAAATATGCCAGCGAAACCCTCATGCAACAAAGTCAAGAAGCGAAAGCCTTGCTTGGTCTTTAG
- the LOC136895110 gene encoding NADH dehydrogenase [ubiquinone] 1 alpha subcomplex subunit 12-like, whose amino-acid sequence MSFVVDSFRKGLNAIKSVGGWRAAWDRMLRESYVQFGTLVGVDKYGNKYYENRSYFFSRHRFVWYPYVDRFTFDASQVPAEWHRWLHYITDDPPTTVPPEPRKFIQPHETNKTGTKLEYVPYSTTLPKIEEWVPPKNN is encoded by the coding sequence ATGTCTTTCGTCGTAGATTCTTTTCGAAAAGGGCTAAATGCCATCAAATCAGTTGGGGGCTGGAGAGCTGCGTGGGACAGAATGCTGAGAGAGAGCTACGTTCAATTTGGAACCCTTGTGGGCGTGGATAAATATGGAAATAAGTACTATGAGAACAGAAGTTACTTCTTCTCTCGACACAGATTTGTTTGGTATCCATATGTTGATCGCTTCACGTTTGATGCCAGTCAGGTTCCAGCTGAATGGCATCGGTGGCTTCATTATATAACAGATGATCCTCCAACGACAGTTCCCCCCGAACCTCGAAAATTTATACAGCCTCATGAGACAAACAAGACGGGCACCAAACTTGAGTATGTCCCGTACAGCACAACTCTTCCAAAGATTGAAGAATGGGTACCTCCAAAGaataactga
- the LOC136896956 gene encoding uncharacterized protein isoform X2, whose amino-acid sequence MAGDSNNNIVQQTRHLHGSNSQEKGSSYPWEEEIKTARDFQTRNGLLERRSLEIRSLYEHCQESDEHRTLKEEWFALVKEKDRNFRQQLEKENEEAKSVQMKQLFHLLESLGTFSFDKPNEIILKRSMAKMYQQVGKYCLGNKIDLKNKTSDLEKPRDTQREDLITKPLLVEIPIPPPPPPPSVLTSHPSNAISQQKVCDNEARKMSIKTTNTRTPRNPNQDLLNQIRKRCRSELKSTPFKRSPGGTPLKRPRRMSETATSDLIEVALKRKFKNVGFQSPHDNNSPNSMTSPTSILKK is encoded by the exons ATGGCTGGTGATTCCAATAACAATATTGTTCAACAGACTCGTCATTTGCACGGGAGTAATTCCCAGGAGAAAG gATCGAGTTATCCTTgggaagaagaaattaaaacagctcGAGATTTTCAAACAAGAAACGGCCTTCTAGAGAGAAGGAGCCTCGAGATTCGCAGTCTGTATGAACACTGTCAAGAGTCAG ATGAACACCGAACTCTTAAGGAAGAATGGTTTGCCTTGGTTAAAGAAAAAGACCGAAATTTTCGGCAGCAGCTAGAAAAG GAGAATGAGGAAGCAAAGAGTGTACAAATGAAGCAACTCTTCCATCTTCTGGAATCTCTTGGAACATTCAGCTTTGACAAACCTAATGAAATCATCTTGAAGCGAAGCATGGCCAAGATGTACCAGCAGGTTGGAAAATACTGCCTCGGAAACAAAATTGACCTTAAAAACAAGACCAGTGACCTGGAAAAACCCAGGGACACTCAAAGAGAGGATTTGATTACAAAACCACTACTTGTGGAAATTCCCatccctccccctcccccaccgCCATCAGTTTTGACTTCACACCCATCCAATGCAATTTCACAACAGAAAGTGTGTGATAATGAAGCAAGGAAGATGTCAATCAAGACCACCAATACAAGAACACCACGCAATCCAAACCAAGACCTCCTCAACCAAATCAGGAAACGCTGTCGTTCTGAGTTGAAGAGCACACCATTCAAACGGTCACCAGGTGGAACTCCACTGAAGAGACCAAGGCGCATGTCGGAGACTGCCACTTCAGATTTGATAGAAGTGGCCCTTAAGAGGAAGTTCAAAAATGTCGGGTTTCAAAGCCCACATGACAATAATTCACCAAATTCTATGACATCACCCACTAGCATCttgaagaaataa
- the LOC136896956 gene encoding uncharacterized protein isoform X1, producing MAGDSNNNIVQQTRHLHGSNSQEKGSSYPWEEEIKTARDFQTRNGLLERRSLEIRSLYEHCQESADEHRTLKEEWFALVKEKDRNFRQQLEKENEEAKSVQMKQLFHLLESLGTFSFDKPNEIILKRSMAKMYQQVGKYCLGNKIDLKNKTSDLEKPRDTQREDLITKPLLVEIPIPPPPPPPSVLTSHPSNAISQQKVCDNEARKMSIKTTNTRTPRNPNQDLLNQIRKRCRSELKSTPFKRSPGGTPLKRPRRMSETATSDLIEVALKRKFKNVGFQSPHDNNSPNSMTSPTSILKK from the exons ATGGCTGGTGATTCCAATAACAATATTGTTCAACAGACTCGTCATTTGCACGGGAGTAATTCCCAGGAGAAAG gATCGAGTTATCCTTgggaagaagaaattaaaacagctcGAGATTTTCAAACAAGAAACGGCCTTCTAGAGAGAAGGAGCCTCGAGATTCGCAGTCTGTATGAACACTGTCAAGAGTCAG CAGATGAACACCGAACTCTTAAGGAAGAATGGTTTGCCTTGGTTAAAGAAAAAGACCGAAATTTTCGGCAGCAGCTAGAAAAG GAGAATGAGGAAGCAAAGAGTGTACAAATGAAGCAACTCTTCCATCTTCTGGAATCTCTTGGAACATTCAGCTTTGACAAACCTAATGAAATCATCTTGAAGCGAAGCATGGCCAAGATGTACCAGCAGGTTGGAAAATACTGCCTCGGAAACAAAATTGACCTTAAAAACAAGACCAGTGACCTGGAAAAACCCAGGGACACTCAAAGAGAGGATTTGATTACAAAACCACTACTTGTGGAAATTCCCatccctccccctcccccaccgCCATCAGTTTTGACTTCACACCCATCCAATGCAATTTCACAACAGAAAGTGTGTGATAATGAAGCAAGGAAGATGTCAATCAAGACCACCAATACAAGAACACCACGCAATCCAAACCAAGACCTCCTCAACCAAATCAGGAAACGCTGTCGTTCTGAGTTGAAGAGCACACCATTCAAACGGTCACCAGGTGGAACTCCACTGAAGAGACCAAGGCGCATGTCGGAGACTGCCACTTCAGATTTGATAGAAGTGGCCCTTAAGAGGAAGTTCAAAAATGTCGGGTTTCAAAGCCCACATGACAATAATTCACCAAATTCTATGACATCACCCACTAGCATCttgaagaaataa
- the LOC136896959 gene encoding complex I assembly factor TIMMDC1, mitochondrial-like — MSTNNDGKLNLWEKVKSVWKTRRDVVEQDVTAKGESGWDRVKALFDVSEGKGPREEIQHIPRVVVYTSVFAFLFGGQFGKRIIDENFRRHNQLTVYESVMHAKRQYQASVALGFVKYGSRWGWRAGLFSGVFSFLLVAFEAYRNTDDALNYVASGASTGALYNVFSGWRKMVVGVVIGGGLSAPVGLMAQVGNAILPEEYKPKKLEDNRKAQEWEQQLEATSSFIQAMEKELNEGNEEKHSAVR; from the exons atgtcTACAAACAATGATGGAAAGTTGAACTTATGGGAGAAAGTGAAATCCGTTTGGAAAACTCGAAG AGATGTCGTAGAACAGGATGTTACAGCCAAAGGAGAAAGTGGATGGGATAGAGTTAAGGCTTTATTTGATGTTAG TGAAGGCAAAGGTCCTAGAGAGGAGATCCAGCATATTCCTAGGGTGGTTGTCTATACCTCCGTATTTGCTTTCCTTTTTGGTGGCCAGTTTGGAAAGAGAATCATTGATGAGAACTTCCGTCGACATAACCAGCTCACTGTTTATGAGTCAGTGATGCATGCTAAGCGTCAGTATCAGGCATCTGTTGCACTGGGCTTTGTGAAGTATGGTAGTCGCTGGGGATGGAGAGCTGGGCTTTTCTCTGGTGTCTTCAG CTTTCTTCTGGTTGCATTTGAAGCCTATCGTAACACAGATGATGCTCTGAACTATGTAGCCAGTGGAG CATCGACAGGAGCTTTGTACAATGTCTTTTCTGGATGGCGTAAAATGGTTGTTGGTGTTGTAATTGGTGGTGGTTTGAG TGCTCCAGTGGGATTAATGGCACAAGTTGGAAATGCAATTCTGCCAGAGGAATATAAACCAAAGAAACTGGAAGATAATAGAAAAGCCCAGGAATG GGAGCAACAACTGGAAGCTACAAGTTCATTTATACAAGCTATGGAAAAAGAACTTAACGAGGGCAATGAAGAAAAGCACAGCGCAGTTAGATAG
- the LOC136896962 gene encoding protein SSUH2 homolog: MSQAAYPPAGPGYAYRPGQGYPPGPPPDMFARYTGYENTRFGSSYVPPPPPYVPQPASQIPEQHFSQSNIITEEQAREAMFQFVSEHCCYGKLPAQEMTIKDINPSNSYHYSLESFCESRATEWKFEPYRGQPIDSPVNGVAPQPWDINVQPPEMFADHKTKLEVPHTANIKPCHDCKAVGYIQCDVCCGDGSNPCGRCNGSGYVQEMDETVQCSICFGTGYKRCDVCNGDGRVKCPTCEGNAQMKTFIELTVTWKNHKSDEVVGQAIQLPGELVVDSQGTELFSQELPRVFPITNFFEQQINISSKKLVEEHARKWPSKRILLQRQVLRAVPVSEVFYEWKETSSRYWVFGLDHQVYAPDYPQKCCCGCSIL, from the exons GTCCCCCACCAGACATGTTTGCACGGTACACTGGCTATGAAAACACTCGCTTTG GCAGTTCATACGTTCCGCCACCTCCACCGTATGTGCCACAACCAGCATCACAAATTCCAGAGCAACATTTCAGTCA GTCTAACATAATAACAGAGGAGCAAGCCCGCGAGGCGATGTTTCAGTTTGTCAGTGAGCACTGTTGCTATGGCAAATTACCGGCCCAGGAAATGACCATCAAGGACATCAACCCTTCCAACTCTTATCAT TATTCTCTGGAAAGCTTTTGTGAGTCCCGAGCAACAGAGTGGAAATTTGAGCCTTACCGAG GTCAGCCAATTGACAGCCCTGTGAACGGTGTAGCACCTCAACCGTGGGACATAAATGTGCAGCCGCCAGAAATGTTTGCTGACCATAAAACTAAACTCGAAGTTCCACACACTGCAAATATAAAG CCATGTCATGACTGTAAAGCAGTTGGATATATACAGTGTGACGTATGCTGCGGTGATGGATCG AACCCATGTGGTCGGTGTAATGGCAGTGGGTACGTGCAAGAAATGGATGAAACCGTGCAATGCAGCATTTGTTTCGGTACAGGATACAAAAG GTGTGATGTGTGCAACGGCGATGGTCGTGTCAAGTGCCCGACGTGCGAAGGAAATGCACAGATGAAGACGTTTATTGAGTTGACTGTCACTTG GAAGAACCATAAGTCAGACGAAGTGGTTGGGCAAGCAATTCAACTGCCTGGTGAGCTTGTGGTTGATTCCCAGGGAACTGAATTATTCAGTCAAGAATTACCTAGG GTCTTTCCGATTACCAACTTCTTTGAGCAGCAAATCAACATCAGTTCCAAGAAACTTGTGGAAGAACACGCCCGGAAGTGGCCCTCAAAACGGATCCTGTTACAG CGTCAGGTGCTCCGTGCTGTTCCCGTATCTGAAGTTTTTTACGAGTGGAAGGAGACATCAAGTCGCTATTGGGTTTTTGGTCTCGATCACCAAGTTTATGCACCAGACTACCCTCAAAAGTGCTGCTGTGGGTGCAGTATTTTGTGA